A section of the Enterococcus montenegrensis genome encodes:
- a CDS encoding competence/damage-inducible protein A gives MKAEIIAVGTEILLGQVVNTNATFISEELADLGIEVYYHSVVGDNPARLENLLQIADERSDLVVLCGGLGPTTDDLTKDVVAKHVGQNLVEDYAGRKELDAFFTKAKREMTPNNLRQVLIFEEGIALPNETGLAIGIFYQSATTAFLLLPGPPSELRPMFLHHAKPLLEEKFPQTDQLISRVLRFYGIGESKLVSQLADLIEKQTNPTIAPYAKPNEVTLRLTVKAPDKAMGMKLLDETEAAIKKEVGEYFYGYGEENSLEAVVVKLLQEKNCSITAAESLTAGQFQATLANISGASKVFAGGFVTYAKEQKEKLLQIDAALLQEYGVVSEACAKAMAKNARKIIGADYALSFTGVAGPDELEGQPAGTVWIGLASETEVTAHLYHFTRDRAYVRHSAVMAGLDLLRRAVL, from the coding sequence ATGAAAGCAGAAATCATTGCAGTGGGAACAGAAATTCTATTAGGCCAAGTCGTTAATACGAACGCGACTTTTATCTCAGAAGAATTGGCGGACCTGGGAATTGAGGTCTATTATCATAGCGTGGTAGGGGATAATCCTGCCCGTTTAGAAAACTTGCTGCAGATAGCAGATGAGCGCAGTGATCTTGTGGTGTTATGTGGTGGTTTGGGGCCGACGACTGATGATTTAACAAAAGACGTGGTCGCAAAACACGTTGGTCAAAACTTAGTCGAAGATTACGCTGGTCGCAAAGAATTAGATGCTTTTTTTACGAAAGCCAAACGGGAAATGACACCGAATAATTTAAGACAGGTACTCATTTTTGAAGAGGGAATTGCCCTACCAAATGAAACGGGTCTTGCCATTGGCATTTTTTATCAAAGTGCAACGACAGCCTTTTTACTTTTGCCCGGCCCACCTTCAGAATTGCGTCCGATGTTTTTACACCACGCTAAACCGCTTTTAGAAGAAAAATTTCCTCAAACAGACCAACTGATTTCGCGGGTATTGCGATTTTACGGCATTGGGGAATCTAAATTGGTGAGCCAGTTAGCTGATTTAATTGAAAAACAAACAAACCCTACGATTGCGCCTTATGCCAAACCTAATGAAGTTACGCTGCGACTGACAGTTAAGGCACCTGATAAAGCAATGGGCATGAAATTATTAGATGAAACAGAAGCTGCAATCAAAAAGGAGGTGGGGGAATACTTTTACGGCTACGGTGAAGAAAATTCATTGGAAGCAGTGGTCGTAAAATTATTGCAGGAAAAAAATTGCAGTATAACAGCAGCGGAAAGTCTAACGGCAGGACAATTCCAAGCAACCCTCGCCAATATCAGCGGCGCTTCGAAAGTTTTTGCTGGTGGTTTTGTAACTTATGCAAAAGAGCAAAAAGAAAAACTCTTGCAAATTGATGCAGCGCTATTGCAAGAGTATGGTGTGGTCAGTGAAGCCTGCGCCAAAGCAATGGCTAAAAATGCCCGAAAAATTATTGGTGCGGACTACGCATTAAGTTTTACTGGTGTGGCAGGACCAGATGAGCTGGAAGGTCAGCCAGCTGGAACAGTTTGGATTGGTTTGGCAAGTGAAACAGAGGTTACGGCCCACTTGTATCACTTCACCCGTGATCGCGCCTATGTACGTCATAGTGCAGTTATGGCGGGCTTAGATTTATTGCGGCGTGCAGTTTTGTAA
- the recA gene encoding recombinase RecA: MADDRKAALDAALKKIEKNYGKGAVMKLGEKADQQVSTIPSGSLALDVALGVGGYPRGRIVEIYGPESSGKTTVALHAIAEVQKNGGTAAFIDAEHALDPLYAQKLGVNIDELLLSQPDTGEQGLEIADALVSSGAIDIVVIDSVAALVPRAEIDGEMGDAHVGLQARLMSQALRKLSGSINKTKTIAVFINQIREKVGIMFGNPETTPGGRALKFYATIRLEVRRAEQLKSGTDIIGNRTKIKVVKNKVAPPFKIAEVDLMYGQGISQEGELLDMAVEQDIVDKSGAWYSYKGDRIGQGRDNAKNYMKEHPEMKAEISTRVREAYGIGDGSEVTVEEAQEELPLD; this comes from the coding sequence TTGGCAGACGATCGCAAAGCAGCCTTAGATGCTGCGTTAAAGAAAATTGAAAAAAACTACGGTAAAGGCGCCGTGATGAAATTAGGAGAAAAGGCAGATCAACAAGTTTCCACTATTCCAAGTGGTTCGCTAGCTTTAGATGTAGCCTTAGGTGTTGGCGGTTATCCTCGTGGGCGAATTGTTGAAATTTACGGTCCTGAAAGTTCTGGTAAAACAACCGTTGCGCTACACGCGATTGCGGAAGTGCAAAAAAATGGCGGGACAGCTGCTTTTATCGATGCAGAGCATGCGTTAGATCCATTGTATGCACAAAAATTAGGCGTTAATATTGACGAGTTACTATTGTCACAACCAGATACAGGGGAACAAGGATTGGAAATTGCGGATGCTTTGGTTTCCAGTGGTGCCATTGACATTGTTGTTATCGACTCGGTGGCAGCTTTAGTACCCCGGGCAGAAATTGATGGTGAAATGGGGGATGCCCACGTTGGTTTGCAAGCGCGTTTGATGTCACAAGCATTGCGCAAACTTTCAGGCTCCATTAATAAAACCAAAACAATCGCAGTCTTTATTAACCAAATTCGTGAAAAAGTCGGCATTATGTTTGGTAACCCCGAAACAACACCAGGTGGACGGGCGTTGAAATTCTACGCAACGATTCGTTTAGAAGTTCGTCGTGCAGAACAATTAAAATCTGGGACAGATATTATTGGGAACCGGACGAAAATCAAAGTTGTTAAAAACAAAGTAGCACCACCTTTTAAAATAGCTGAAGTCGACTTAATGTATGGTCAAGGTATCTCGCAAGAAGGAGAGCTTTTAGATATGGCGGTAGAACAAGATATCGTTGATAAAAGCGGTGCTTGGTATTCTTACAAGGGCGATCGTATCGGCCAAGGTCGTGATAATGCCAAAAACTACATGAAAGAACATCCTGAAATGAAAGCTGAAATCTCAACGCGTGTCAGAGAAGCATATGGCATCGGAGATGGTAGTGAAGTAACTGTTGAAGAAGCACAAGAAGAATTACCTTTAGATTAA
- a CDS encoding C39 family peptidase — MKKTKIVFASLALLAALSIGSLSTQAKTIAATQDSSDTTMPTSTENSSQTAALSESVSTSKNSAAISTEQTTTTTTNQVTPNSISKEQVMPQVKTAAKIKSTPQQVTPVKAASQKPAVASPVKAKGANFYVQITNKNYAIWSNFSWQQRAVSSRYYMKLLHVKVIYTHQNGANYYSLYNNQDKWVGYLNAAATKTTPIQGSWHKMQKYVTISQPTWTIWNNFAGKAKYKAATLSDRVVKVTGYYTHFNGATYYSLYDNNNKWLGYLNAGGVKEVAAQGYYHNFNKYVKITKNWSVWRNFNWQFKSSATSIANQPILAKGYYKHFNGATYYSLYNQKGTWLGYINSGATAISAAPKPNKTILLGVPFISQGNTMLCEGTSLLQALHYKKIATNQNLMTFVKSMPLSPNNNPNNGFSGEWRHNVNGTYQGMNPGPVVKWGNQNGGKLTNISGATIQTLKGEIAKGNPVVTWVTYAFAPAEHKRMFWGDAIWNRHVVTLDGYKDGFYHVVDPVFGPGWIAGKSFETAYNVSRLAVLVR, encoded by the coding sequence ATGAAGAAAACAAAAATAGTGTTTGCAAGCTTAGCGCTTTTAGCAGCTTTAAGCATTGGCAGCCTTTCAACACAAGCAAAAACAATCGCAGCTACGCAGGATAGTTCAGATACGACAATGCCAACCTCTACTGAAAATAGTAGTCAAACTGCTGCCCTGTCTGAGTCTGTTTCAACTAGTAAAAATAGCGCTGCAATTTCCACAGAGCAAACTACCACCACTACCACCAATCAAGTTACACCAAATTCAATCAGTAAAGAACAAGTTATGCCCCAAGTAAAAACAGCGGCTAAAATTAAAAGTACCCCACAACAAGTGACTCCTGTAAAAGCTGCTAGTCAAAAACCAGCAGTCGCTAGTCCGGTTAAAGCTAAAGGGGCAAATTTTTACGTTCAAATTACCAATAAAAATTATGCTATCTGGTCAAACTTTTCTTGGCAACAGCGCGCTGTTAGTTCCCGTTATTATATGAAATTACTTCACGTAAAGGTCATCTACACCCATCAAAATGGCGCGAACTATTATTCTTTATACAATAATCAAGACAAATGGGTGGGCTATTTAAATGCCGCGGCAACTAAAACAACTCCCATTCAAGGTAGTTGGCACAAAATGCAAAAATATGTCACCATTTCCCAACCGACTTGGACTATTTGGAATAATTTTGCTGGCAAAGCAAAATACAAAGCTGCAACATTAAGTGATCGGGTAGTTAAAGTGACCGGCTATTACACTCACTTTAATGGCGCCACTTATTATTCTCTTTATGATAATAACAACAAATGGCTTGGCTATTTGAATGCTGGTGGGGTAAAAGAAGTCGCTGCCCAAGGTTATTATCACAACTTTAACAAATACGTTAAAATTACGAAAAATTGGTCGGTCTGGCGAAATTTTAATTGGCAATTCAAAAGCTCTGCCACAAGCATTGCCAACCAACCCATTTTAGCCAAGGGCTATTATAAACATTTTAACGGCGCTACTTATTACTCCCTTTACAATCAAAAAGGAACCTGGTTGGGCTATATTAATAGTGGTGCTACAGCAATTAGTGCTGCACCAAAACCAAATAAAACGATTTTGTTAGGTGTGCCTTTTATTAGCCAAGGCAATACGATGTTATGTGAAGGCACTTCACTTTTACAAGCCCTCCATTACAAAAAAATTGCAACCAATCAAAATTTGATGACCTTCGTTAAATCGATGCCTTTATCACCAAATAATAATCCCAATAACGGCTTTTCTGGTGAATGGCGCCATAACGTCAACGGAACTTACCAAGGAATGAATCCAGGTCCTGTCGTTAAATGGGGCAATCAAAACGGTGGCAAACTCACAAATATTTCCGGTGCTACTATTCAAACTTTAAAAGGTGAAATAGCTAAGGGCAATCCTGTTGTAACCTGGGTTACCTATGCTTTTGCACCAGCAGAACACAAACGCATGTTTTGGGGCGATGCCATTTGGAATCGTCATGTCGTAACGTTAGACGGTTATAAAGATGGCTTTTATCACGTGGTCGATCCTGTTTTTGGCCCCGGTTGGATTGCTGGAAAATCTTTTGAAACAGCCTATAATGTTTCCCGGCTTGCTGTTTTGGTGAGATAG
- a CDS encoding helix-turn-helix domain-containing protein, with amino-acid sequence MANEATTIGTRLRQARLNKNISLDELQQITKIQKRYLEAIESGELDLLPGSFYVRAFVKQYAQAVGEDGDKLVAVLAGKETLTPPPPKRPQPETIQGSRKSLHVEEKTGNPVMRLLPVIFFGLVALVIVVIVFYMTWQDRNNQTPMIADNSSVVVDQATTTTSKVAESSTKESESKPAESTKESEKKEKEMAVKLDSNTQTEAVFSLSDAKGPIKLDFVGNANGPCWIGVLVNNGYVYQYTLQAGETQSTTLPEAVTNATIVLGASGNLSIKANGKDLNYTDPNIPALRKNVTLAINYQTAE; translated from the coding sequence GTGGCAAATGAAGCAACAACGATCGGCACAAGATTACGGCAAGCCCGTTTAAATAAAAATATTTCACTGGATGAATTACAACAAATTACCAAAATTCAAAAACGCTATTTAGAGGCAATCGAAAGCGGCGAATTAGATCTGTTGCCGGGTTCTTTTTACGTGCGGGCTTTTGTGAAGCAGTATGCCCAGGCAGTCGGAGAAGATGGAGACAAATTAGTCGCCGTGTTAGCAGGCAAAGAAACGCTAACGCCGCCACCGCCAAAACGGCCGCAGCCAGAAACCATCCAAGGCTCTAGAAAATCGTTGCACGTAGAAGAAAAAACCGGCAACCCGGTTATGCGGTTGTTACCGGTCATTTTCTTTGGGTTGGTTGCGTTGGTTATCGTCGTGATTGTATTTTACATGACGTGGCAAGATCGCAATAATCAAACGCCAATGATTGCGGACAATTCTTCAGTAGTAGTGGATCAAGCAACAACTACCACGAGTAAAGTAGCTGAATCTTCCACCAAAGAATCAGAATCAAAACCAGCAGAATCCACGAAAGAATCTGAGAAAAAAGAAAAAGAAATGGCGGTAAAACTAGATAGCAATACGCAAACAGAAGCTGTTTTTAGTTTGAGTGATGCCAAAGGTCCAATTAAATTGGATTTTGTTGGCAATGCCAATGGTCCTTGTTGGATTGGGGTATTAGTTAATAATGGCTATGTTTACCAATATACATTGCAAGCAGGAGAAACACAGTCAACGACTTTACCTGAAGCTGTGACCAATGCGACCATCGTTTTAGGTGCAAGTGGCAACTTAAGTATCAAAGCCAATGGCAAAGACTTGAATTATACAGATCCTAATATTCCGGCTTTACGGAAAAATGTAACATTGGCAATTAATTATCAAACGGCTGAATAG
- the pgsA gene encoding CDP-diacylglycerol--glycerol-3-phosphate 3-phosphatidyltransferase, translating into MNLPNKLTVIRICMIPLFILILVLPFNFGTLVLGTTELPITHLVAAIIFAIASFTDWLDGHIARARGLVTNFGKFADPLADKMLVMTAFILLVDLNKAPGWVVAIIVCRELAVTGLRLLLVEGGEVMAAAWPGKVKTATQMLAIIFLFLNNMPFNLIGLPVDQILLYACLIFTIYSGVDYFAKNTAVFKGSM; encoded by the coding sequence TTGAATTTACCCAATAAGTTGACGGTTATTCGAATCTGTATGATTCCACTTTTTATTTTGATTTTGGTACTGCCTTTTAATTTTGGCACGCTAGTACTCGGAACAACTGAACTACCCATTACCCATTTAGTCGCAGCAATTATTTTTGCTATCGCAAGTTTTACCGACTGGCTAGACGGTCATATCGCCCGTGCTCGCGGCTTAGTTACAAACTTTGGTAAATTTGCGGATCCACTAGCAGACAAAATGCTCGTTATGACAGCTTTTATCTTGTTGGTTGACTTGAACAAAGCTCCTGGTTGGGTTGTCGCAATTATTGTCTGCCGTGAATTAGCAGTAACAGGATTGCGTTTATTATTAGTCGAAGGCGGCGAAGTGATGGCTGCCGCATGGCCAGGCAAAGTAAAAACAGCTACTCAAATGCTTGCGATTATTTTCCTATTTTTAAACAATATGCCCTTTAACTTAATCGGGCTACCTGTTGATCAAATTTTACTTTATGCCTGCCTGATCTTCACGATTTACTCAGGTGTTGATTATTTTGCTAAAAATACCGCGGTCTTTAAAGGCTCGATGTAA
- the ymfI gene encoding elongation factor P 5-aminopentanone reductase, which translates to MKSALVMGASGDIGEAICRALAKDGWSLYCHYHRNEEKVLKFVSELKETYPQQDFFMVCLDMLETPDIPSFLAGLFQVDGIVFAAGFTKYGLLGEHTQQDMRRLWQLHLETPLLILQGLEEKLRRSSQARIVFVGSVYGLNGSSLETVYSAVKGGQQSFVNAYAKEVAANGCTVNCIAPGAVATKMNEDFTATELKQLIEEIPLGRLAYVKEIAAAVAFLFQQDAQYITGATIPVTGGWLH; encoded by the coding sequence ATGAAAAGTGCACTTGTAATGGGGGCTAGCGGCGATATTGGTGAAGCGATTTGTCGCGCTTTAGCCAAAGACGGCTGGTCGTTATATTGTCACTATCATCGCAATGAAGAAAAAGTATTAAAATTTGTTAGCGAGTTAAAGGAAACCTATCCCCAGCAAGATTTTTTTATGGTATGCTTAGATATGCTAGAAACCCCCGATATTCCGTCATTTTTGGCGGGTTTGTTTCAAGTGGATGGCATTGTTTTTGCCGCCGGTTTTACCAAATATGGTCTGCTTGGTGAACATACACAACAAGACATGCGGCGTCTGTGGCAGCTGCATTTGGAGACACCGCTGCTGATTTTGCAGGGCTTGGAGGAAAAATTGCGGCGTTCTAGCCAAGCAAGAATTGTTTTTGTCGGCTCTGTTTATGGTTTAAATGGTAGCAGCCTAGAAACTGTTTACAGTGCGGTTAAAGGCGGGCAGCAAAGTTTTGTCAACGCCTATGCAAAAGAAGTGGCCGCTAATGGCTGTACGGTTAATTGCATTGCACCAGGAGCTGTTGCTACGAAGATGAATGAAGATTTCACAGCAACTGAATTAAAACAATTAATAGAAGAAATCCCGCTAGGAAGACTAGCATACGTTAAGGAAATCGCGGCAGCTGTAGCCTTTTTATTTCAACAAGATGCGCAATATATTACCGGTGCGACAATTCCTGTGACAGGAGGCTGGCTGCATTAA
- the yfmH gene encoding EF-P 5-aminopentanol modification-associated protein YfmH codes for MMKKVYEMVNETLYSEILPNGLTVYLLPKPGFHKTYGLFTTDYGSIDNRFIPLGEEEFITVPDGIAHFLEHKMFEKETGDVFQDFGKQGASANAFTSFTKTSYLFSATDNIDLNVTTLLDFVQAPYFTAESVNKEKGIIGQEIQMYQDDPNWRQFFGIINNLYPEHPLHIDIAGTVESIAEITAEDLYTCYNTFYHPSNMKLFVVGNIDPDNMMTLIKENQAGKKFATPQPIKREFPAETLTDIKKVDRLEMPVARAKGILGIKMLTADLPTDNKELLRFKTAASLLWQLLLGTTSKNYLRLYDEGVIDDTFGYEFNLDRTFCFADFGGDSDKPAELTKAVKEILLDYGEDEEINEANLSLLKKRMLGKFFQSLNSLEYIANQFNQNLFGELTLFDLPQIIQSITLEDIYTCGQRLINADAMSEFFMYPKGE; via the coding sequence ATAATGAAAAAAGTGTACGAAATGGTAAACGAAACCTTATACAGCGAAATTTTACCCAATGGCTTAACGGTCTACTTACTGCCAAAACCCGGGTTTCATAAAACTTATGGGTTATTTACAACCGATTATGGCTCCATTGACAATCGCTTTATTCCACTAGGGGAAGAAGAATTTATTACTGTGCCAGATGGAATTGCGCACTTTTTGGAACATAAAATGTTTGAAAAAGAAACAGGAGATGTTTTTCAAGATTTTGGCAAACAAGGCGCATCAGCCAATGCCTTTACCAGCTTTACGAAAACCAGTTACTTGTTTTCAGCAACGGATAATATCGATTTAAACGTGACGACTTTACTGGATTTTGTGCAAGCCCCATATTTCACAGCTGAAAGTGTGAATAAGGAAAAGGGAATTATCGGTCAAGAAATTCAAATGTATCAAGATGATCCGAATTGGCGGCAATTTTTTGGCATTATAAACAACTTATATCCAGAGCATCCCCTACACATTGATATTGCCGGAACGGTGGAAAGTATTGCTGAAATTACAGCTGAAGATTTATACACCTGCTACAACACTTTTTACCATCCTAGCAACATGAAATTATTTGTGGTGGGTAACATTGATCCAGATAATATGATGACGCTGATTAAAGAAAATCAAGCGGGCAAAAAATTTGCAACCCCACAACCGATAAAACGCGAATTTCCCGCCGAAACGCTAACAGACATTAAAAAAGTCGATCGCTTAGAAATGCCTGTGGCGCGAGCTAAAGGCATTTTGGGAATTAAAATGTTGACGGCTGATCTTCCGACAGACAACAAGGAATTATTACGTTTCAAAACAGCCGCTAGCTTGTTGTGGCAGCTGCTTTTAGGTACCACTTCTAAAAATTATTTGCGCCTGTATGATGAAGGGGTTATTGATGATACGTTTGGTTATGAGTTTAATTTGGATCGCACCTTTTGCTTTGCTGATTTTGGCGGCGACAGTGACAAGCCGGCTGAACTTACCAAAGCCGTAAAAGAAATCTTACTCGATTACGGTGAGGATGAAGAAATTAACGAAGCCAACTTATCTTTATTGAAAAAACGGATGCTAGGGAAATTCTTCCAGTCTTTGAATTCCTTAGAATATATTGCCAATCAATTCAACCAAAATTTATTTGGTGAATTGACGTTGTTTGATTTGCCCCAAATTATTCAGTCGATAACCTTAGAAGATATTTATACTTGTGGCCAGCGGTTAATAAATGCAGACGCTATGAGTGAATTTTTCATGTATCCTAAGGGGGAGTAA